In one Candidatus Peribacter riflensis genomic region, the following are encoded:
- a CDS encoding putative lipoprotein, which yields MVTKRLAVLSILALSVGAAFTGTLWNLQEDSLQGQLAAGSSVTIDDGDAGFRTAGQGWQRFQHALGYGGDLVSPAVVTDPNLSATWTFSNVTAGSIKIYVTFKAYSLLTNQAPYTIKDGVTTIGTATVNQKVDPAGNVFDGKNWVLLGTYTVRGPTVSVTLSRPQALTTNGVIADAVRIERAMSPAQAITAIPRADSGFPACNYSLPYNGCGAAQCISGSCVPNDQIDAFLGMSPPTNGKGCTSNPECFPYICVSNPRIRQYPMIEPRARCNTTCDYSAPYNGCQGNTECINNQCVPTGSVVSSARSSWASQASSASQAGWWTKPSSSAAWSATYSPPPLPVASSVSSSAFNWLPTFGSASSTPWFGGNVSSAVFASAGMWYSAAASMPNSGYIPPDAGGESGGQMASDSYGMMPPKTGGQEGGTSGGMSTIGDSACFVIRNFNPIYPSDITMECSMRGGVWNTQMGCCTCQYGNTSCDPNYGECRCCPDGTLASCTFIEGPGGDYPTTRVECTCQPVECPPGYYVGPGNVCLPVSQCGDGYLEPSGIPREVCETGSNEGCPVGRNCIACKSCSLCGNTTLEPSEACEADYSCGEGSACDACACSPSATPLTANVTTTLNTGSPNFSTSTTPQNTTLSSWSLQVLPHNTYDIYVQVTKGNPNQTPCPPSFWRVYDGSRQVQPLFVPFGSPLCPAWPDLTKTMVWIKIGQVAAASNSLRVEHAPTPPPTPSEPMSRPIVVSAIRIVKNVSSTLPPPLGVTLIDNGDPGFRASGGEWEERQFPMPGDWSIGPVSTPLFDDDITLKYGTLPNSNAMASWSFSVSPGRYRVLATYGALSISNFVNKNAVYSIRNGAPEESAKQVGSVTVDHSFPPNGPMYRFVSWKDLGSYTISGNRLSVVLTNPYGLSADAVRIEPVDAPVSSSSSSRVSSAVSSIAPVCQAQPWQGCQEGFICLSQCPNGQCLQLPLDCPPGTTLRYQGICGNNGCLGQCGGCIATTPSSSSISRSSSSRVSSVSSSSAGTCAREGEVIDEASWRPCCSGLVAWPNLAPQPSGQCPDITFSLVCIRQCGNGKCTTGENYCNCPMDCPRPVSSSSAASQPRSSSSAISEQARFCCIAGLCQPSFTPSCPYTSYDQCKLACGRSSSSAQGGRCGDGQLNPGEQCEANIPCPNQEFCNRDTCQCLTSYCGNDRVEGQEQCDGFDDRCAPPQSCSADCRCVNPPPGSLNWRTLGESYLISTISEYALFSNGNYLYIVGGKDFWGQSDDEFRSDNGLSWRRVASLPQPLSNAASLKLGEVGALLLGGLADESSVAHWAFETPNLLTVGFRSNPDLALPVPRYDAAALRVGNRTYLLGGSDKASPFSGSLFGSLISSLIGQTAVARPSREIYVHDGGSWARIQPDLPFHVTKDDAFTIGDSLFILDRSSTRKVYMSNNGSSWTQVSTLPSQTANARLLRPVTHNGSIWLIGKTGSFAGSAAVTRNGTDWQIVSGALPSGLNDFVPDQAVSHQGELWMLGTVSDYYIGGNGRNGKVLATGAAGGPTCGNGGIEGNEQCDDQNTRAGDGCSASCQIESGWTCSGQPSICERSPAAFMPWTRVSDMRVGTSPLASVAYNGNTFVAVGTSGKGAYSTDGINWTAISDMKVGSTSLLSVTYGNGKFVAVGNSGRGAYSVNGINWTAIGDTRSYGEHLFDVTYGNGKFVAVGPNGKGSYSTDGATWTAISDLQVGTTFLNAITYGNGRFVAVGEENKGTYSTDGIRWTGIADMKVDSSILHGITYGNGRFVAVGMSGAGAYSADGQTWVRNVVGSLQQGFSENYLSVTYGAGKFVGVGDGGKGAYAWFPGTGPSSSSSSSAGYWQNCPSGYQCLAQKVNNQCEHIPLDCFNGQLECTDACGDLSSCMGSCCRCVPRSSSSSSSAGCANNGETVYSSSVFGPTSCCSRNAGIRPSSTLVGDMCVAPDNGSLGTCIDNWWQTCGNGTCGTGEDKCTCEQDCPDCTPAGKTAPVIPGAACCPDLTGVNPGSVPQPDGSCPTELPVGGLLCTDCGNGTCEEWENHCNCPQDCSPPGPTCGNGWLDPQEDSQCEPSLNYDKCPLKGLVCDQQNCRCVAGGSSSAQACIQEGKTGPVVQFPPPCCAGLQQISSDRVGPNGSCLLTGGSFTCARCGNGQCGPGENLCNCPQDCQTICPALSPPYCPNGVLVPQLGPGPNGCPQPPVCCNGANNPQAQCSINLKCGNGSCFIESCTCQ from the coding sequence ATGGTTACCAAACGACTGGCCGTCCTCTCCATCCTCGCCCTCAGTGTCGGCGCGGCTTTTACCGGCACGCTGTGGAATTTGCAGGAAGATTCCCTGCAGGGACAGCTCGCCGCCGGAAGTTCCGTGACAATAGATGACGGAGATGCGGGCTTCAGGACTGCAGGACAAGGCTGGCAACGCTTTCAGCATGCGCTGGGCTATGGGGGAGATCTCGTCTCTCCGGCCGTCGTCACCGACCCCAACCTTTCGGCGACCTGGACCTTTTCGAATGTCACTGCCGGTTCCATCAAGATCTACGTCACGTTCAAAGCCTACAGCCTGCTCACGAATCAGGCCCCCTACACGATCAAGGATGGGGTGACCACCATCGGCACCGCAACGGTGAACCAGAAAGTCGATCCTGCCGGCAATGTGTTTGACGGAAAGAACTGGGTGCTGCTCGGCACGTACACGGTGAGGGGTCCGACCGTTTCGGTCACGCTCTCGCGCCCGCAGGCGCTCACCACCAACGGCGTCATCGCGGATGCCGTGCGCATCGAGCGCGCGATGTCCCCCGCGCAAGCCATTACCGCCATTCCCCGTGCCGATTCGGGTTTTCCTGCATGTAATTATTCCCTTCCCTACAACGGGTGCGGAGCCGCACAGTGCATCAGCGGATCGTGCGTGCCCAACGATCAGATTGATGCGTTCCTCGGCATGTCTCCTCCCACCAATGGAAAGGGATGTACCAGCAATCCGGAGTGCTTTCCGTACATCTGTGTGAGTAACCCGCGCATCAGGCAGTATCCCATGATCGAGCCCCGCGCACGGTGCAACACCACCTGCGACTACTCCGCGCCCTACAACGGCTGTCAGGGCAACACGGAATGCATCAACAACCAGTGCGTGCCCACAGGTTCTGTAGTCAGCTCCGCCCGCAGCTCATGGGCGAGCCAGGCCTCTTCCGCATCGCAGGCAGGCTGGTGGACGAAGCCTTCCAGCAGCGCCGCCTGGAGCGCCACCTATTCTCCTCCGCCTCTGCCCGTTGCCTCTTCCGTTTCTTCCTCTGCCTTCAATTGGTTGCCCACCTTCGGTTCAGCCAGCAGTACCCCCTGGTTTGGAGGAAATGTGTCCAGCGCGGTCTTCGCCTCTGCAGGCATGTGGTACTCCGCAGCCGCGAGCATGCCAAACAGCGGCTACATCCCTCCTGATGCAGGCGGCGAATCGGGAGGACAGATGGCCAGTGATTCCTATGGCATGATGCCGCCGAAAACCGGTGGCCAGGAGGGAGGAACGTCCGGTGGAATGTCCACCATCGGCGACTCGGCGTGCTTCGTGATCCGGAATTTTAATCCCATCTACCCCAGCGACATCACCATGGAGTGCTCCATGCGCGGGGGTGTGTGGAATACGCAGATGGGCTGCTGCACCTGCCAGTATGGGAACACATCCTGTGATCCAAATTACGGCGAGTGCCGCTGCTGCCCCGACGGCACCCTCGCCTCCTGCACCTTCATTGAAGGACCGGGGGGGGATTACCCGACGACCAGAGTGGAATGCACCTGCCAGCCGGTCGAGTGTCCTCCCGGCTACTACGTGGGTCCGGGCAACGTGTGTCTGCCCGTCTCGCAGTGCGGCGACGGTTACCTCGAACCGAGCGGCATCCCGCGCGAGGTCTGCGAAACAGGCTCGAATGAGGGCTGCCCTGTCGGACGCAACTGCATCGCCTGCAAAAGCTGTTCCCTCTGCGGCAATACGACGCTCGAACCCAGCGAGGCCTGCGAGGCTGACTACTCCTGCGGCGAAGGGAGCGCGTGTGACGCGTGTGCCTGCTCCCCCTCTGCAACACCGCTCACTGCCAACGTGACGACCACCCTCAACACCGGCAGCCCCAACTTCTCGACTTCGACCACTCCGCAGAACACCACGCTCTCCTCGTGGTCACTCCAGGTCTTGCCGCACAACACCTACGACATCTACGTACAAGTCACCAAGGGCAATCCCAACCAAACTCCCTGTCCCCCCAGCTTCTGGCGCGTGTACGACGGAAGCCGGCAGGTCCAACCGCTGTTCGTTCCTTTCGGCAGCCCGCTCTGCCCGGCATGGCCCGACCTGACGAAGACCATGGTGTGGATCAAAATCGGACAGGTGGCGGCGGCCTCCAACTCGCTCAGAGTGGAGCACGCTCCGACCCCGCCCCCCACGCCCTCCGAGCCGATGTCCCGCCCCATCGTCGTCTCTGCCATCCGCATCGTGAAGAACGTCAGCTCTACTCTCCCTCCACCACTCGGCGTGACCCTCATCGACAACGGCGATCCTGGCTTCCGCGCTTCCGGAGGGGAGTGGGAGGAGCGACAGTTCCCCATGCCCGGCGACTGGTCCATCGGCCCCGTCTCGACCCCCCTCTTCGACGACGACATCACCCTGAAATACGGAACCCTGCCGAATTCTAATGCCATGGCCTCGTGGAGCTTCTCCGTTTCCCCCGGCCGCTACCGCGTGCTGGCCACCTACGGAGCCCTTTCAATTAGCAACTTCGTCAATAAGAACGCCGTGTACTCCATTCGCAACGGCGCTCCGGAGGAGAGCGCAAAGCAGGTGGGAAGTGTAACGGTGGATCACTCGTTCCCGCCCAATGGCCCGATGTATCGCTTCGTCTCGTGGAAAGATCTCGGATCCTACACCATCTCAGGAAACCGCCTCTCCGTCGTGCTCACCAACCCCTACGGCCTCAGTGCCGACGCTGTGCGCATCGAACCTGTCGATGCCCCCGTTTCCTCATCCAGTTCGTCGCGCGTGAGCAGCGCGGTTTCGAGCATCGCTCCGGTCTGCCAGGCCCAGCCCTGGCAGGGTTGTCAGGAAGGCTTCATCTGCCTTTCGCAATGCCCCAATGGTCAGTGCCTCCAGCTCCCGCTCGACTGCCCTCCGGGCACGACTCTCCGGTACCAGGGCATCTGCGGGAACAACGGATGCCTGGGACAGTGCGGCGGCTGCATCGCTACGACTCCCTCCTCCAGCTCCATCTCCCGTTCGAGCAGCTCGCGCGTCAGCAGCGTGAGTTCATCTTCTGCCGGCACCTGTGCGAGAGAAGGCGAAGTCATCGACGAAGCTTCCTGGCGCCCATGCTGCTCCGGTCTGGTGGCCTGGCCCAATCTTGCCCCACAGCCCTCCGGCCAGTGTCCGGATATCACCTTCTCCCTCGTCTGCATCCGTCAGTGCGGCAACGGCAAGTGCACGACAGGCGAAAACTACTGCAACTGTCCGATGGATTGCCCCCGCCCCGTCTCCAGCTCATCCGCTGCCTCGCAACCGCGCAGCTCTTCGTCAGCGATTTCTGAACAGGCCCGGTTCTGCTGCATTGCAGGATTGTGCCAACCCTCCTTCACTCCCTCCTGTCCGTATACCTCGTACGACCAGTGCAAGCTCGCGTGCGGCCGTTCCTCCTCCTCCGCCCAGGGCGGCCGGTGCGGAGATGGCCAGCTGAATCCGGGCGAGCAGTGCGAGGCGAATATCCCCTGCCCCAATCAGGAATTCTGCAACAGAGACACCTGCCAGTGTCTGACGAGCTACTGTGGCAATGATCGTGTGGAGGGACAGGAACAGTGCGACGGATTCGATGACCGCTGCGCTCCGCCTCAGAGCTGCTCTGCTGACTGCCGCTGCGTGAATCCGCCGCCGGGCTCGCTCAACTGGCGCACCCTGGGTGAGTCGTACCTCATCAGCACCATCTCGGAATACGCCCTCTTCAGCAACGGTAACTATCTCTACATCGTCGGCGGCAAGGATTTCTGGGGACAGTCTGATGATGAATTCCGCTCTGACAATGGGCTCTCGTGGCGCAGAGTCGCCTCTCTGCCACAGCCGCTCTCGAATGCCGCCTCACTGAAGTTGGGTGAGGTCGGCGCCCTCCTGCTCGGCGGTCTCGCCGATGAAAGCAGCGTGGCACATTGGGCGTTCGAAACCCCCAACCTTCTGACGGTCGGCTTCAGGAGCAACCCTGATCTCGCTCTCCCGGTTCCCCGTTACGATGCTGCAGCGCTGCGCGTGGGGAATCGCACCTACCTGCTCGGCGGCTCCGACAAAGCTTCGCCCTTCTCAGGTTCCCTCTTCGGCTCTCTGATCAGCTCACTCATCGGACAGACAGCCGTCGCACGTCCCTCCAGAGAAATCTATGTGCACGATGGCGGAAGCTGGGCTCGCATACAGCCGGACCTGCCCTTCCACGTCACCAAAGATGACGCCTTCACAATCGGCGACAGTCTCTTCATCCTGGACCGCTCGAGTACGCGCAAGGTGTACATGTCGAACAACGGCTCTTCCTGGACGCAGGTGTCTACCCTCCCCTCCCAGACCGCCAACGCCCGTCTGCTGCGTCCCGTGACGCACAACGGCTCTATCTGGCTCATCGGCAAAACGGGCTCGTTCGCCGGATCGGCTGCGGTCACCCGGAACGGAACGGACTGGCAGATTGTTTCCGGAGCACTGCCTTCGGGCCTCAACGACTTCGTGCCCGATCAGGCCGTCTCTCACCAGGGGGAACTGTGGATGCTGGGTACGGTGAGCGACTACTACATCGGCGGCAACGGACGAAACGGCAAAGTGCTCGCCACAGGTGCGGCAGGCGGTCCGACCTGCGGCAATGGAGGCATCGAAGGGAACGAACAGTGTGACGACCAGAACACCCGCGCTGGAGACGGCTGCTCGGCGAGCTGCCAGATCGAGAGCGGATGGACCTGTAGCGGCCAGCCCAGCATCTGCGAACGCTCGCCCGCAGCTTTCATGCCCTGGACCAGGGTGAGTGACATGCGCGTCGGAACGAGCCCGCTCGCTTCCGTCGCGTACAATGGCAACACATTCGTGGCGGTGGGCACCTCAGGAAAAGGCGCCTATTCCACGGACGGCATCAATTGGACGGCCATCAGTGACATGAAGGTGGGATCAACCTCCCTGCTCTCCGTCACGTACGGCAATGGAAAGTTCGTGGCAGTGGGCAACTCGGGCAGAGGCGCCTACTCGGTCAACGGCATCAATTGGACGGCCATCGGAGACACCAGGAGCTATGGCGAACACCTGTTCGATGTCACCTACGGCAACGGAAAATTCGTGGCGGTGGGACCGAATGGCAAAGGATCCTATTCCACGGACGGCGCCACATGGACGGCCATTAGTGATTTGCAAGTCGGAACGACGTTCCTCAACGCAATCACCTACGGCAATGGCAGGTTTGTGGCGGTGGGAGAGGAAAACAAGGGTACGTACTCGACCGATGGGATCCGCTGGACGGGAATTGCGGACATGAAAGTGGATTCGTCCATCCTGCACGGCATCACCTACGGCAATGGCAGGTTTGTGGCGGTGGGCATGTCGGGCGCAGGGGCCTACTCCGCCGACGGCCAGACGTGGGTGCGGAATGTCGTCGGCAGCCTGCAGCAGGGATTCTCGGAAAATTATCTGTCCGTCACCTATGGTGCCGGCAAGTTCGTGGGGGTGGGAGACGGCGGTAAAGGCGCGTACGCGTGGTTCCCGGGAACCGGACCTTCTTCCTCTTCCAGTTCCTCTGCAGGGTACTGGCAAAACTGCCCCAGCGGCTACCAGTGTCTCGCCCAGAAGGTGAACAACCAGTGCGAGCACATCCCGCTCGACTGCTTCAACGGCCAGCTTGAATGCACCGACGCATGCGGAGATCTCAGCTCTTGCATGGGATCTTGCTGCCGTTGCGTCCCCCGCAGTTCCTCTTCTTCCTCCTCCGCAGGCTGCGCGAACAATGGCGAGACCGTCTACTCCTCCTCCGTCTTCGGCCCCACCAGCTGCTGCAGCAGGAACGCGGGCATCCGACCGAGCAGCACCCTTGTCGGTGACATGTGTGTGGCTCCTGATAACGGTTCTCTGGGCACGTGCATCGACAATTGGTGGCAGACGTGCGGTAATGGCACCTGTGGTACGGGCGAGGATAAGTGCACCTGTGAACAGGATTGCCCGGACTGCACTCCTGCAGGGAAAACAGCTCCAGTCATTCCCGGCGCCGCCTGTTGCCCGGACCTCACGGGAGTGAATCCGGGATCCGTTCCCCAGCCGGACGGCTCATGTCCGACGGAGCTCCCAGTCGGCGGATTACTCTGCACCGACTGCGGCAACGGCACGTGCGAAGAGTGGGAGAACCACTGCAATTGCCCACAAGACTGCTCTCCTCCAGGCCCGACCTGCGGTAACGGCTGGCTGGATCCCCAAGAAGACAGCCAGTGCGAACCCAGCCTCAACTACGACAAGTGTCCGCTGAAGGGGCTCGTGTGCGACCAGCAGAACTGCCGGTGCGTCGCTGGCGGATCCTCTTCCGCTCAAGCCTGTATTCAGGAAGGCAAGACCGGACCGGTCGTGCAGTTCCCCCCGCCCTGTTGCGCCGGCCTGCAACAGATCTCAAGTGATCGTGTCGGTCCTAATGGCTCGTGTCTCTTGACAGGAGGTTCATTCACCTGCGCGCGCTGCGGCAACGGCCAGTGCGGGCCGGGAGAGAACTTGTGTAACTGTCCGCAGGATTGCCAGACCATCTGCCCTGCCCTCTCCCCTCCCTACTGCCCGAACGGCGTGCTGGTGCCGCAGCTGGGTCCCGGCCCCAATGGTTGTCCACAGCCGCCTGTCTGCTGCAATGGCGCAAATAATCCGCAGGCCCAGTGCTCGATCAATCTGAAGTGCGGTAACGGTTCGTGCTTCATTGAATCGTGCACCTGCCAGTAA
- a CDS encoding putative lipoprotein has translation MVPRLLRLRSLILPIGLFALLAVVLIIVEPTALWRSQAIPASCGNGTIDVGETCMEPGLGTCPASQECLQCRCQAPNTNFRCGNTYGRTGGCTRAGQLCIVGCLSGNRILTGRCDAQMNCYGYCGDGKVDSGEQCDTGNSSENSDGCTEGCSIREGWTCTGSPSHCTLTATAASASAAAASLALANRADIVLDNSDRGFMSYLGSWSTSTAGHMGSQHVHASGPQDWNRPLEWGGWSVTRVPEGDYSMYATWEPSSGFSRQVTLEIDRSFGLLSTPTEDARYTRATINQQSSPTPSWTCNGRKWQYFGNLNITKDYSYLGVFLYAENGAPRNAQFAIDAVMFVPSSRQPTCGTSVIASSSSFAGVLPTHRDCQGPNGTMISVPLNVPCPTYSASSPSAGGDLYSDIIYTGDVIPQPKLKLKIEGPTYGPVDTPYTLTAVVENTGDLFDKATEFTVSWIMSGPEVLSYPPTCKRSYPSGGISGYPVYFTCPVPAITPATPGRQLSFPFTFRLNRSKFTGRNTCVDPTSMIFELKPIIIRQRTPVGNIINHQIGRQKVPLLFTHKCPSSSSSRPLAACGNGIREGNEQCEVGVACPPINCFVAPCPQQTCNFQNCSCSLPSCPSSPPPACHDGVLFPQIGKDANGCSLPPVCCQGAARGGQCTTYMSCMSGRCIVDACTCANAPAAPIEPQPEPGPSPEDSATLHPDIIYPGDTIPQPALTLKVEGPTYGPVDTPYTLTAVVENTGDLFDKATEFTVSWIMSGPEVLSYPPTCKRSYPSGGISGYPVYFTCPVPAITPATPGRKFSFPFTFRINRSKFSTSKSCIDPTSMIFELKPIFIRQRTPVGNIINHQIGWQKVPLLFTHQCVSSSSSRPLAVCGNGIMEQPEWCDDGNSASGDGCYKCLTQGGFSCTKVYGQKSVCTRTLCGNGKVDTGEQCDDANVVGNDGCGGDCKVESGFSCAVFKDRPSSCSRGTCGNGRWDLYEDCDDGNKNSGDGCSAACKYEAGWVCNKTPNPDVCTRGTSVPVPKIITY, from the coding sequence ATGGTCCCCCGCCTCCTGCGCCTTCGCTCGCTCATCCTCCCCATCGGCCTCTTTGCGCTGTTGGCGGTCGTGCTCATCATTGTGGAGCCCACGGCGCTGTGGAGGTCTCAGGCCATTCCCGCCTCCTGCGGGAACGGAACGATTGATGTGGGCGAAACGTGCATGGAACCCGGTCTGGGCACCTGCCCCGCTTCGCAGGAATGTCTGCAGTGCAGATGTCAGGCGCCCAACACGAATTTCCGCTGCGGCAATACCTACGGCCGCACGGGCGGGTGCACCCGCGCGGGCCAGCTATGCATCGTGGGCTGCCTGAGCGGGAACCGTATCCTCACCGGCAGGTGTGATGCACAAATGAACTGCTACGGCTACTGCGGCGACGGCAAAGTGGATAGCGGTGAACAGTGCGATACCGGAAATTCCAGCGAAAATTCCGACGGATGCACGGAAGGCTGTTCCATCCGGGAGGGGTGGACCTGCACCGGGTCGCCTTCGCATTGTACCCTGACCGCCACGGCGGCTTCGGCCTCGGCTGCAGCGGCTTCCCTCGCCCTGGCCAACCGCGCAGACATCGTGCTCGACAACAGCGACCGCGGCTTCATGTCGTACCTCGGCAGCTGGTCGACCAGCACCGCGGGCCACATGGGGTCTCAACACGTGCATGCCTCCGGTCCGCAGGACTGGAACCGGCCTCTCGAATGGGGCGGGTGGTCTGTCACGAGAGTTCCTGAGGGCGATTACAGCATGTACGCCACATGGGAACCGAGTTCCGGCTTCTCGCGCCAGGTCACCCTTGAAATCGACCGCTCCTTTGGGCTCCTCTCGACACCGACCGAGGACGCCCGTTATACCCGCGCAACCATCAACCAGCAGAGCAGCCCCACCCCCAGCTGGACGTGCAACGGCAGAAAGTGGCAGTACTTCGGCAATCTGAACATCACCAAAGACTACAGCTACCTCGGCGTCTTTCTGTACGCGGAGAATGGCGCACCGCGCAATGCCCAGTTCGCCATCGATGCCGTCATGTTCGTACCAAGCTCGCGGCAGCCCACCTGCGGCACTTCTGTCATTGCCAGTTCCAGCTCCTTTGCGGGCGTGCTGCCAACCCACCGTGATTGCCAGGGCCCGAACGGCACCATGATCTCTGTTCCTCTGAATGTGCCGTGCCCCACGTACTCTGCCTCCTCTCCGTCTGCGGGCGGGGACCTGTACTCCGATATAATCTACACCGGCGATGTCATCCCACAGCCCAAACTCAAACTCAAGATCGAAGGCCCCACCTACGGCCCCGTCGATACTCCCTATACACTGACAGCAGTCGTCGAGAACACAGGAGACCTCTTCGACAAGGCCACAGAATTCACGGTCTCGTGGATCATGAGCGGCCCTGAGGTGCTCTCCTACCCGCCCACCTGCAAGAGGAGCTATCCCTCCGGCGGCATCTCGGGATACCCCGTCTACTTCACCTGCCCCGTACCGGCCATCACCCCCGCAACACCAGGAAGGCAGTTGTCCTTTCCCTTCACCTTCCGGCTCAACCGCAGCAAATTCACTGGCAGAAATACCTGTGTCGATCCGACCTCGATGATCTTTGAATTGAAGCCCATCATCATCCGGCAGCGAACACCTGTGGGCAACATTATCAATCACCAGATCGGCCGGCAGAAAGTGCCGCTGCTCTTCACGCACAAGTGTCCTTCGAGCTCGAGCAGCAGGCCGCTTGCGGCGTGCGGCAACGGCATCCGTGAAGGGAACGAGCAGTGCGAAGTGGGCGTTGCCTGCCCGCCGATCAACTGCTTCGTCGCCCCCTGCCCACAGCAAACGTGCAACTTCCAGAACTGTTCCTGCTCTCTCCCGTCCTGTCCTTCTTCCCCCCCGCCCGCATGCCACGACGGCGTGCTCTTTCCGCAGATCGGCAAGGACGCCAATGGCTGCAGCCTCCCCCCAGTCTGCTGCCAGGGGGCCGCCAGAGGAGGCCAGTGCACAACGTATATGAGCTGCATGAGCGGCCGGTGCATCGTGGATGCGTGCACGTGTGCAAATGCTCCCGCTGCCCCGATCGAACCACAGCCTGAGCCGGGCCCCAGCCCCGAAGATTCTGCCACTCTCCACCCAGATATCATCTATCCCGGCGACACCATCCCGCAGCCCGCGCTTACGTTGAAAGTCGAAGGCCCCACCTACGGCCCCGTCGATACTCCCTATACACTGACAGCAGTCGTCGAGAACACAGGAGACCTCTTCGACAAGGCCACAGAATTCACGGTCTCGTGGATCATGAGCGGCCCTGAGGTGCTCTCCTACCCGCCCACCTGCAAGAGGAGCTATCCCTCCGGCGGCATCTCGGGATACCCCGTCTACTTCACCTGCCCCGTGCCCGCCATTACTCCGGCAACGCCGGGCAGGAAGTTCTCTTTCCCCTTCACTTTCCGGATCAATCGCAGCAAGTTTAGCACGAGCAAGAGCTGCATCGACCCGACCTCGATGATCTTTGAATTGAAGCCGATCTTCATCCGGCAGAGGACGCCGGTGGGCAACATCATCAATCACCAGATCGGCTGGCAGAAAGTTCCCCTGCTCTTCACCCACCAGTGTGTGTCGAGCTCGAGCAGCAGGCCACTCGCCGTATGCGGTAACGGCATCATGGAGCAGCCGGAGTGGTGTGACGATGGAAATTCCGCCTCAGGAGACGGCTGTTACAAGTGCCTCACACAGGGCGGTTTTTCCTGTACCAAGGTCTACGGCCAGAAATCTGTCTGCACACGCACGCTGTGCGGCAACGGCAAGGTGGATACCGGAGAACAGTGTGACGATGCCAATGTTGTCGGCAACGACGGATGCGGTGGAGACTGCAAGGTGGAATCCGGCTTCTCGTGCGCAGTGTTCAAGGACCGCCCCTCGAGCTGCAGCCGGGGAACGTGCGGCAACGGCCGCTGGGATCTGTACGAAGACTGCGACGATGGCAACAAGAACAGCGGCGACGGCTGCAGCGCAGCGTGCAAGTACGAAGCGGGGTGGGTCTGCAACAAGACTCCCAATCCCGACGTCTGCACCCGCGGCACCTCCGTGCCGGTCCCGAAAATCATCACGTATTGA